In the genome of Sander lucioperca isolate FBNREF2018 chromosome 18, SLUC_FBN_1.2, whole genome shotgun sequence, the window AACTGAAGACAAAGGAGTCACACAGGTTTCACTTGATAAGTGATAAGCCTCCTGATAATTCATAACCTGAGTAGACACTTTTTACATTTCGTTTTCATCTCCAGCAGAGTAACCAGGGCTTCATGAGCTCCAGAACAGGATCCACATGATTATTTTGTCAACTTTGAGTTTCAGATATcttgaaacatttttttaccaCGGTTTTCATTTTAATGCACTTACGTTTCTGATAAAATATACATGTACAATTATATCCAGTACACACTACTTTTTGCTCTTATTGTCAATATACAGTCgcaaaaatggaaataaatggaCGTCTTACTTAAACATGTATGGCTGTTTTGTATGTTTGACTTTCAGTATTACATCCATCAGTGGAAAAGTTTTTCAGACTTTTCTTTCCCTCAGTCTGCCACCAGATGTCAGTCATAATTTCATAATCGGTGCAGTTATGGAAACTTGGGATGATACGAAAAGGCGAGGAGCTGACTGTTGCACAGCACAAATGAATCTGCCGATCTCAACATATAAAGGAAGTTTAGTTGATTGTTATCGAATTTCCTTGGAATCAGACTGTGTGTTTTCGGCAAATAGGCCCTACGCATATGTTTTAATTATGCACGGTAGGCTAATGTCACGCAAATCACCAAGTCAGAATGACAATCAAATGTACTTCCATATTGTGTAAAAGCACCACTTACAGTCAAAGAGAGACGTTGGGTTTCTTTGGAGCAAATTTCAAAACTCGCGTAGTTTAGGTGCCACCCTCTTCTCAGCCCGGGTATAAAGAGTGAGACGCAACGTTGCCAACAACAAACGCTGCTGACGCTCCTGACCTGCACCGACTCTCAGAGGGAATATCCACACCAGTAGGCTACTGTCAATCGTCTCTCACGGATTTTCATTTTTGACTTGCAAACATGATTCCAGGGGAAAGCTTCGGGTCCATCGAGAACAGGTGAGATTTGTTGTTTCTGCACTCTGTCAGATTTGGCTGTAGTTTATGGCTGTCTGAGCCATGTGGATGGAAATCATGTGATGGACAGAAATGCTTCTCCTCCGTTGACCCTTGCATTGCCCGAACTAAAATCACACTTTGTGAGCTTGGATTTTAGACTTTATCTGGAGTGCAGAAATTTTCTATTAAAATAAATTTATATAGCCTACATTCGACTCCATTAAAGTCTGCCAACATATAAGCATACAACTTTAAAAGTTGATGCATAAACCGTGACTTCAAAAAGTAATTTCATTCCTTCATTCATATGTTAAGACTTTTCTATTATAAGATTTTAAGCAATACAGTGCATGCATGTTCTGTGTGgaccatacatatacagtagccTATGTATTAATATAAGGCTTATAATCAAAGACCCTCTTTTATCACAATCATCGACATACAACATGACTGCTGAAACTGATGGGATTGATAAGGGTATAATGATAACTTCTGATTCTCTCTGACTTTAGATAAAAGCATTTAAGGAAATTCATTAATACGGTATTGGGCCCATTTAATAAAGAACTGCAGCAGGTCTATTtccagtttgttttgtttttgcagaaTACAACAAGTTAAttgttctttctcctctcagGATGCAGTCTGTAGGTCTGGCTCTGGAGGAGTTGCTGGTGACTGCTCAGAAACAAGACTGCCTGACTGTCGGCATTTATGAATCAGCTAAACTTCTTAATGCGTGAGTTGAAACTATAAAGTTTGCCAATGCCTGCAATGTTTAAAAACACACTGAGTATATGCTTATCTTACATTTCAGAAATTAACTTCCATCCCAGACATGTGAGTGCAAGTGTCTTCCTTAAACTCATCATTTTCTCCTTCCTCCCCAGAGACCCAGACAGTGTGGTCCTGTGCCTTCTGGCAGCTGACGATGGAGACGATGCAGACGATGTGGCGCTGCAGATCCACTTTACCCTGCTACAGTCCTTCTGCTGCGATAGCGGCATTACCATCCTGCGAGTCTCAGGCATTCAGTGTCTCAAGCAGCTGCTGGGTGCTGTGAACGCCAACAGAAACCAGGAAGAGCTCAGAGACCTCCACTGCATGCTGGTTACGGTATGTTGACTCAGCACAACAGCCCTGTCTTATGTAACTGCAAGGCCAAAGTGGAAATGTATTATTGCAGGTTATGTTCATCCAGTGACCTAGCTGAAATTTCTTAGCATTACTATACTTTCTGAAACCTTTCCCTGTGATTTAAGTTGTAGCTTTCTGCAGACTGAATTTGCCTTAAATTCTCAAAATGAATTTGATGTTGTCTTTGTTTCCAATGCAGAATCCCCAGGCGGACCACTGCAGGCTACTAGAGGTGGGGACCTACTGCCGGGAGAGTCAACGCCTTGACCAGTGGGTGCCTGAACTGGTCCTGCAGGAACGCTGAAGGGTCTGACACCCTAATACACCAACAAACACAAGAGCTTTCGGGGTTCGGATACTGATGAACTGAAGGATCCATTGTTGCTCATGCAGGGATGGCCTGAAGTGGACTGGGACGGGCTATCCTGACTGATGACAAGCGGGGACCAAGGACTCCCATTCCATGACTAGTCGAAACAGTCAGAGTGGAGACTGTTTACTATCAAATCTGCTTTGTGCaaaagacacagacaggaaaGCAGATTCACATCCAGACCACATTGTTTGTACATTGTCAGTGAAACTAAATGTGAGCTTCTATTTGGCTACTTACAATGTTTATGGGGTGTGACAATCAATAACAGGAGTAGTAGCGTCGAGAGAAATATGTCCACACCCCAGCTTGTACCCAGAGGACGTGTGTGTTTCTAATGAAACTATGTCCAACATTCCTGTGGATTCCGACATGGGAGAGTCCTTGGAGAGaaggtgtgtgtgaatgtgtggtATGCTCGTACAATACCTGTGGTTTTCTTTAgaaaaaactgggttggcagCGTGTGCATTCTTGAATGAGCAGCTGAACGTGCGGAGGAATCGTCACCATGGAAACTGAAATGGAAATTGTGTTCAAGTTGGAAGTCATacagaatttatttatttcaggaccAAAGAAAAGGGGGGGCAATGAACATGATGTTTTTGGTCAGGAGTATATAGACTGAGCAGAATAATGAACTGTCTGATCTAATGGAAAAAGTTGTAAATTCTCATTGTACTGCAGGAGAAACTACCTATGCCTAGGAGTGCTGCTTTTTTGATTAAATGCTGTTAAATTCATAGAAACAGTGCTACACCACTAATTTATTGATTGTATcacttgtttgtgtatgtattctAATTTTGTGCTCTGTTATCTAAGTCAATAAATTATTGTGTTCATATTTGTTTTACTTCTTTATCAAGAACCTCATGCTcacatttcaaaacaaaagccaTGTTTGCATAATGGAGCTAGAACTATAGCTGAGTTACACAAGTACAGTTTACATTTGGATTGAAGTAATGGGAAAGAAAACATGCACACTTTGGGCAAAGtttttttgaaaagaaatttGGCTGGCAAGCTTCCTTGTAGTTAAGTCAGTCAGTGTAGTCTGGCTCAACAGATGTACCTTGCTGGATTAAAGTCTGACATCTGGCGTATGTCGCTTTCCTCTTGCTATCTCTCGCTAGTGTTTTttccctatcccagaatagataggcgATGTAGCCAGACCAAACACCAGCACtggcacagcgctgtggaaataggtctggcaatgcgagactaatcaGTGTGAAACTGGGGTGGAGACAGAAACTCTTTTGTGTTGGAACAAACAGGCAAAACAAGCTGATGCAGACCCACTGCCCCGTCAGAAGCAGGGGGTGGGAAAAATGCAAGTTGCCTGATCAAACTTATGATTTAATTTCTTCCAAGCCATTTGCATTCTAGATGTGTACAATTTCCAAATTACATAATGAAGCTAAACCTGCATGtgcatgtttaaatgtttcagAGTGATAAGAGCTACAGGGCATGTGCAAATACGTCTTGGTGTAACCCTACCCATGGCGTGGTATCTCCACATGATTAGGTAGCAAGATGTTCTTGCAACACAGTACAAGTGTTTCATGCTCCCCTCTGCCCTCCTTCCACTCTGTTTTTCTTCCCACTCCACCCCCTGCTCTCACATGTCTGTTTACAGCTCTGAAGGCAGAACAGAGAGGGAACATTCAGGCACATGGACCACCCATTTGTTTACTATCAGCTGAACGTGGGTTTGGCTAGTGTGGGGACTGACTTCTGATTGGCTCTGGTTCATCCACCCTAAATGTGATTGGCTTTGACTTGCAGAGGAGTCGGGGGAGCAGCGGGGTGGGGGGTGGGCTATGGTTTAAAACTTGGAGGAAGCTTGTGACTGGTGAAGCAGTGCTTCAAAGGGCAGAGATTGTAACAATGACTTTCCTGTCAAATGACCCAAATGGGAGGCTTTACCTGTTCGTGctctttgttttgtctgtttggtGCAACTAGCTTTCATCTTTGCTCTGCACACTTTGTATACCTATCAGGCCCGAGAGCATGTGTGTCCATGTGCATCATTATAACCTATCTATACAATCAGTGTGAGAAAAAGCCAGACACTCCTACTCAGAAAgcacaaaagacagaaaaaatattcaataaACTGCAgacaaaaatgtatgtatataattTTGTATCAGAGTTATTGCAGTTATGAGTTTCTGGCTCGTAAATAGCTTTAATTAATTCAGATACATCCGACTAATACAGAAGTGCCAGAAAACCAAACAAGTATCGATGCCTCACATCAGTCGTTCTAATTAAACCCAAATGAAATGCATATGCTGTTATATTGCCAATGCATAGTATTATAATCCTCATATGACcaatattaaagcagccatattatgctcattttcaggttcataattgtattttaaggttgtaccagaataggtttacatggtttaattttcaaaaaacaccatatttttgttgtaccgcaccgctctctctcactgctgcagatcctcttttcagctggtctctgttttagctacagagtgagacctcgtttcttctttttcttctgtactatctttgattgcacttgcacatgcgcagtagctcagatgtagatcatgtcagctagctagctccatagacagtaaaagaaaggctgtttctacaacttcggtcagttacaaggcaggattagctgggagacttctaaatgagggcgcacatgtaagtagctcttttgtagattatggtgaacttgtgtgtgttgtagcagtgctttgctattgagaacgaggtagcattagcgttagcatgctagcgttaacgctaacgctacgagctaatggttgcggttagcctgctcgtttcggcttgtgacgtcacaagccgtgccgattttgaacagctcacccagagactgaaggcaggacacattcagaaactgtgtctcactctaaacagcatggatggattttttttcaaagtttgtatgtgtgtggaagcaccagagacacaacataacaccccaaatcccagaaaaattgattttttcataatatgggcactttaaaggtcctatgacatgctgcttttggatgcttttatttaggccttagtggtcccctaatactgtatctgaagtctctttcccgaaattcagccttggtgcagaattacagccactagagccagtcccacaatgagctttccttagtatgtgccatttctgtgtctgtagctttaaatgctaatgaggaggagagaaggggcaaggtggagggtgggggtgtggccttgaccaactgccactttgcttgtttgaaagccatgatgtctctctctttctcatgggcgggccaaattctctgggcgggcaaagcagagaaaggggaagtaatcttgctccttatgacctcataaggagcaagattccagatcggcccatctgagctttcattttctcaaaggcacagcaggatacccagggctcggtttacacctatcgccatttctagccactgcaTTTATGGTATAATTAAATTGTCTGACCAGCTATTGAATTAGTTGTTGTTAGACtgcaaatgtcaacctcatggtggtgctacGTAAAaaatcaggggatcaccaaagtcaatcAGACTTTGTCTGACATCGGCAGACCTAATTGCAAATGTGAGTTGTcagagcaaataaaacatgagctTGCAGATTCATCTTGTTCCCAAGCTAGCAGGAACCACGAATGTCTGTTTTAAGTAGTGTTGCATCCAATAGTTGtttagatatttcagtctggaccaaaatggGGAACCAATCGACAGACTGACATTGCCATTCATAGAGCTAtgccactagcatggctaaaattaaaaattaaaatgactcAAGAGCATGTATTGTTATATCATCTTTTTATTAATGTTATCTACTTCTCAATATCATCTTTTTAACAGCAATAtccacaaaatattaacagtgTGCAAGAAAACATGAGTTATGGCACATCAGAGAACAGTTACAAAAAATAGATATATTTTCTTCATAATCAATCAAGGCAAAAagatacatatactgtatgcataCACAGGAGATGAGAACACAAAAGATGAGTCTCGGGAAGGGCTCAGAGCCGATTCAGTGAGGTTGAATTTCAAAGTCTACCAGTGAGGAGCCTCAACTTTCCCCACCTGACCTGAAATAAATTTCACCGGGCTCGCTTTGTGTCACAACACCAGTAGATTTCCATCTTGAGCCACATGTTCTACTTTAACACTGTTTATTCTGTTGATCGGATATCCCCAAAACCAGCATTAAAACAATATACGCCACTATAAGGCAAACTAACAACCAATCAGACAAACTGTCAGCAATTTAGGCTGGCCGTCTCTGATTTAAGCCCAACCAGCTATGgaatgattaaaaaacaacaatgataaaaaaaagcatctGTCAGACAT includes:
- the LOC116057394 gene encoding growth arrest and DNA damage-inducible protein GADD45 beta-like, translating into MIPGESFGSIENRMQSVGLALEELLVTAQKQDCLTVGIYESAKLLNADPDSVVLCLLAADDGDDADDVALQIHFTLLQSFCCDSGITILRVSGIQCLKQLLGAVNANRNQEELRDLHCMLVTNPQADHCRLLEVGTYCRESQRLDQWVPELVLQER